The following are encoded in a window of Torulaspora globosa chromosome 4, complete sequence genomic DNA:
- the PGA1 gene encoding Pga1p (ancestral locus Anc_2.111), with protein sequence MRWFASKLLVLLSLASLVWGNTESFFLKVPKDFPIRPADQKDGQFTTVISLEHSNNAKITYEAEIGRRRLEFIELQHLQVDETYQVKICWSALDPISIGEMDWFIVPHSTSFEGTVSEGARIFIQFAVTNDSYPPMEAGTVVPINVSVINCKLGIPVDLYGVIIYIAIIVASVAFLSKKINLCGMIRR encoded by the coding sequence ATGAGATGGTTTGCAAGTAAGCTGTTGGTACTGCTGTCGTTGGCTTCTTTAGTTTGGGGGAATACAGAGTCTTTCTTTCTAAAAGTACCAAAGGACTTCCCGATCAGGCCTGCTGATCAAAAGGATGGTCAATTCACCACAGTGATCTCGCTGGAGCATTCCAATAATGCGAAGATAACATATGAAGCGGAGATTGGTCGGCGCAGGCTTGAATTTATCGAATTACAGCACTTACAAGTCGACGAGACCTACCAGGTCAAGATATGTTGGAGTGCATTGGATCCCATCTCGATTGGGGAGATGGACTGGTTCATTGTACCGCACTCCACCAGTTTTGAAGGCACTGTCAGCGAAGGCGCCCGTATTTTCATACAATTCGCTGTAACAAATGACTCTTATCCTCCGATGGAGGCTGGCACAGTAGTGCCGATCAATGTATCAGTTATAAACTGCAAGCTAGGAATACCTGTGGACCTTTATGGGGTGATAATATATATAGCCATCATCGTGGCCTCTGTGGCTTTCCTaagcaagaagatcaaccTATGCGGCATGATTAGAAGATAG
- the ASI2 gene encoding Asi2p (ancestral locus Anc_2.112), whose product MDHFGKPEAVESMDEMDDDLYQQFLQESQALERLRERPAEDVQHQVRSSLNDLMEAIEREVQHNRGQANAADHGSAEDAELNAGRRGPLFAPRRTYLQILIRNLLLLDYFVVLLLFPFSLYNILRSGFSSVTFSETDFVKDILLYLHYVNDFVSVGGPYRLLEARNDLLSKFHNIIVYYTWPAVRSLISRYDSSSEIRTTVVAVYQSLVKSWAIAVFLIYGIGGTVYLTMAGFFFSICLVITLVRRYKNVQRIVAGSLESSANIPGVL is encoded by the coding sequence ATGGATCACTTTGGAAAGCCAGAAGCAGTTGAATCTATGGATGAGATGGATGACGACCTTTACCAGCAGTTTTTACAGGAGTCTCAAGCGTTAGAAAGGCTTCGGGAGCGACCAGCAGAAGATGTACAACACCAGGTGAGATCGAGCCTCAATGATCTGATGGAGGCGATTGAGAGAGAAGTACAACATAATAGAGGACAAGCAAATGCAGCCGATCACGGTAGTGCTGAAGATGCCGAACTCAATGCGGGCAGACGAGGACCATTGTTTGCACCCAGAAGAACATACCTACAGATCTTGATAAGAAACCTATTACTACTCGACTATTTTGTGGTACTACTGCTTTTCCCATTCTCGCTGTACAACATTTTAAGAAGCGGCTTTAGTTCAGTGACCTTCTCAGAGACCGATTTTGTCAAGGACATCCTACTGTATTTGCACTACGTGAACGACTTCGTCAGCGTCGGGGGTCCATACCGCTTGTTAGAAGCCAGAAATGATCTTTTAAGCAAGTTCCACAACATCATAGTCTACTATACATGGCCCGCAGTGCGGTCCCTCATCTCCAGATACGACTCCTCAAGTGAGATACGAACCACGGTGGTAGCGGTGTACCAGTCTCTCGTCAAGTCGTGGGCTATAGCGGTGTTCCTTATATATGGCATCGGTGGAACCGTTTATCTGACGATGGCGGgattcttcttttccatttGCCTGGTGATAACCCTAGTACGGAGATATAAGAATGTTCAGCGAATTGTGGCTGGAAGTCTGGAAAGCTCTGCAAACATCCCCGGAGTCCTCTAA